One Cryobacterium psychrophilum DNA segment encodes these proteins:
- a CDS encoding ATP-dependent Clp protease ATP-binding subunit, translating to MFERFTDRARRVVVLAQEEAKMLNHNYIGTEHILLGLIHEGEGVAAKALESLGISLDAVREQVQDIIGQGQQQPTGHIPFTPRAKKVLELSLREALQLGHNYIGTEHILLGLIREGEGVAAQVLVKLGADLNRVRQQVIQLLSGYQGKEQVQVGANEQTANTAGSQVLDQFGRNLTQSARDNKLDPVIGREKEIERVMQILSRRTKNNPVLIGEPGVGKTAVVEGLAQAIVKGDVPETLKDKQLYSLDLGSLIAGSRYRGDFEERLKKVTKEIRTRGDIIVFIDEIHTLVGAGAAEGAIDAASILKPLLARGELQTIGATTLDEYRKHFEKDAALERRFQPIQVNEPSLPHTINILKGLRDRYEAHHKVSITDGALVAAANLADRYVSDRFLPDKAIDLIDEAGARLRLSILSSPPELREFDEKIAVVRSKKELAIEEQDFEKAAGLRDEEKNLLGERLRLEKKWKSGDVKSTAVVDEGLIAEVLAQATGIPVFKLTEEESARLVFMEKALHQRVIGQEQAISALAKTIRRTRAGLKDPKRPSGSFVFAGPTGVGKTELAKALAEFLFDDEAAMISLDMSEYGEKHTVSRLFGAPPGFVGFEEGGQLTEKVRRKPFSVVLFDEIEKAHPDIFNSLLQILEEGRLTDGQGRVVDFKNTVIIMTTNLGTKDISGGPVGFQLEGDSTTGYERMAGKVKDELKKNFKPEFLNRVDEIIVFPQLTKPELLQIVDLFIKRLGVRLLDRDMTVDLTLAAKERLIEIGFDPTLGARPLRRAIQREVEDRLSEKILQGELNAGDHVDVDWADGAFVFTTTTRDDAVGVGVNTTASVGTGPGTPDLAITSD from the coding sequence ATGTTTGAGAGATTTACCGACCGAGCTCGTCGCGTCGTCGTTTTGGCCCAGGAAGAGGCCAAGATGCTCAACCACAACTACATCGGTACGGAGCACATTCTGCTCGGGCTGATTCACGAGGGTGAAGGCGTCGCTGCGAAGGCTCTGGAGAGCCTCGGCATCTCGCTGGATGCCGTGCGCGAGCAGGTTCAGGACATTATCGGTCAGGGGCAGCAGCAGCCCACCGGCCACATCCCCTTCACGCCGCGTGCGAAGAAGGTTCTTGAGTTGAGCCTGCGCGAAGCGCTGCAGCTTGGCCACAACTACATCGGTACCGAGCACATTCTGCTCGGCCTCATTCGTGAGGGTGAGGGCGTTGCTGCCCAGGTGCTCGTGAAGCTCGGTGCAGACCTCAACCGGGTGCGCCAGCAGGTCATTCAGCTCCTTTCTGGTTACCAGGGCAAGGAGCAGGTGCAGGTCGGCGCCAACGAGCAGACCGCCAACACGGCGGGCAGCCAGGTTCTCGACCAGTTCGGTCGGAACCTCACGCAGTCCGCCCGCGACAACAAACTCGACCCGGTCATCGGGCGCGAGAAGGAGATCGAGCGGGTCATGCAGATCCTGTCTCGGCGTACCAAGAACAACCCTGTGCTCATCGGTGAACCCGGTGTCGGTAAGACGGCCGTCGTTGAGGGCCTCGCCCAGGCGATCGTCAAGGGCGATGTCCCCGAGACGCTGAAGGACAAGCAGCTCTACTCGCTCGACCTCGGCTCGCTCATCGCTGGCAGCCGCTACCGCGGTGACTTCGAAGAGCGACTGAAAAAGGTCACCAAGGAGATCCGCACGCGTGGTGACATCATCGTCTTCATCGACGAGATCCACACCCTCGTGGGTGCGGGTGCCGCCGAGGGCGCCATCGACGCCGCCAGCATTTTGAAGCCCCTGCTGGCCCGCGGTGAACTGCAGACCATTGGTGCCACCACGCTCGATGAGTACCGCAAGCACTTCGAGAAGGATGCCGCGCTCGAGCGCCGCTTCCAGCCGATCCAGGTGAACGAACCGTCGCTGCCCCACACGATCAACATTCTGAAGGGCCTGCGCGACCGCTACGAGGCGCACCACAAGGTGTCGATCACCGATGGTGCACTCGTCGCCGCGGCGAACCTCGCTGACCGCTACGTCTCCGACCGGTTCCTGCCGGACAAGGCCATCGACCTGATCGACGAGGCTGGCGCCCGCCTGCGTCTGTCGATCCTGTCGAGCCCGCCCGAGCTGCGCGAATTCGATGAGAAGATCGCCGTCGTTCGCTCCAAGAAGGAGCTCGCGATTGAGGAGCAGGACTTCGAGAAGGCTGCCGGACTGCGCGACGAGGAGAAGAACCTCCTCGGAGAGCGCCTGCGCCTGGAGAAAAAGTGGAAGTCGGGCGACGTCAAGTCCACGGCTGTTGTTGATGAGGGTCTGATCGCCGAGGTTCTGGCCCAGGCCACCGGCATCCCCGTCTTCAAGCTGACCGAGGAAGAGTCCGCTCGCCTCGTGTTCATGGAGAAGGCCCTGCACCAGCGCGTCATCGGTCAGGAACAGGCCATCTCGGCGCTCGCCAAGACCATCCGTCGCACCCGTGCCGGGCTCAAGGACCCGAAGCGTCCGTCGGGTTCCTTCGTCTTCGCCGGACCCACCGGTGTGGGCAAGACCGAGCTCGCCAAGGCGCTCGCCGAGTTCCTGTTCGATGACGAGGCCGCCATGATCTCGCTCGACATGAGTGAGTACGGCGAGAAGCACACCGTCTCGCGTCTGTTCGGTGCCCCTCCCGGATTCGTCGGCTTCGAAGAGGGTGGCCAGCTCACCGAGAAGGTGCGCCGCAAGCCGTTCTCCGTGGTGCTGTTCGATGAGATCGAGAAGGCTCACCCCGACATCTTCAACTCGCTCCTCCAGATTCTGGAAGAGGGACGTCTGACGGATGGCCAGGGTCGCGTTGTTGACTTCAAGAACACCGTGATCATCATGACCACCAACCTCGGCACGAAAGACATCAGCGGTGGACCCGTTGGTTTCCAGCTCGAGGGTGACTCCACCACGGGCTATGAGCGTATGGCCGGCAAGGTGAAAGACGAGCTGAAGAAGAACTTCAAGCCCGAGTTCCTCAACCGCGTGGACGAGATCATCGTCTTCCCGCAGCTGACGAAGCCCGAGTTGCTTCAGATCGTGGACCTGTTCATCAAGCGTCTCGGCGTGCGTCTGCTCGACCGCGACATGACGGTGGACCTCACACTGGCCGCCAAGGAGCGCCTCATCGAGATCGGCTTCGATCCCACTCTCGGAGCGCGTCCGCTGCGTCGGGCCATCCAGCGTGAGGTGGAGGACCGTCTGTCGGAGAAGATCCTGCAGGGCGAGCTGAACGCGGGAGACCACGTTGACGTTGACTGGGCCGACGGCGCGTTCGTCTTCACCACCACGACGCGTGACGACGCGGTGGGTGTCGGCGTGAACACAACGGCGAGCGTTGGCACGGGCCCGGGTACCCCGGACCTCGCCATCACGAGCGACTAG
- the cls gene encoding cardiolipin synthase: MFGIDGTTIVVLLAFVVDFAVRVVAIIVVPRNRRPMSGMAWLLTIFFIPYVGVLLFLLIGYRTLPKKRLAMQAEINQFILESTEGVERVQRDHPWPTWLESVVELNRNLGAMPLVGDNSASLIGGYQDAFDAMIADIDAATKYVHVEFYILSLDDTTAPFFDAMERAVARGVTVRVLMDHLQCLRKPGFGRTKKRMTASGVHWELMLPLQPLKGKWQRPDLRNHRKLLIVDGIVGFMGSQNIIDRSYNIRRNIRRGLQWKDLMTRVEGPIVAGLNAIFITDWYSETNELLTRDVEPVHPQIGSAALDCQVVPSGPGFTGENNLRLFLALLYYAQNRIVITSPYFVPDEAMMYAITTATQRGLHVELFVSEIGDQALVYHAQRSYYEELLRAGVKIYMYKAPYILHAKHFTIDDDVAVIGSSNMDQRSFSLNMEVSLMVRGESFVQELRAVEDGYRANSRELTLEAWMKQSLRSTVLDNLARLTSAVQ, translated from the coding sequence ATGTTCGGCATCGATGGAACGACCATCGTCGTTCTTCTGGCCTTCGTCGTTGACTTCGCTGTCAGGGTGGTGGCGATCATCGTCGTGCCGCGCAATCGGCGGCCCATGTCGGGCATGGCCTGGCTGCTGACGATCTTCTTCATTCCCTATGTGGGAGTGCTGCTGTTCCTGCTCATCGGTTACCGCACCCTGCCGAAGAAGCGGCTCGCGATGCAGGCCGAGATCAACCAGTTCATCCTCGAAAGCACCGAGGGAGTGGAACGCGTGCAGCGCGACCATCCGTGGCCGACCTGGCTGGAATCCGTGGTGGAACTCAACCGCAACCTCGGGGCGATGCCGCTCGTGGGTGACAACAGCGCGAGCCTGATCGGCGGGTACCAGGACGCGTTCGACGCAATGATCGCGGACATCGATGCGGCGACGAAGTACGTGCACGTGGAGTTCTACATCCTCTCCCTCGACGACACCACGGCCCCGTTCTTCGACGCCATGGAACGGGCCGTCGCGCGCGGCGTGACCGTACGCGTGCTCATGGACCACCTGCAATGCCTGCGCAAGCCGGGGTTCGGGCGCACCAAGAAGCGGATGACCGCGTCCGGGGTGCACTGGGAACTCATGTTGCCGTTGCAGCCCCTCAAAGGAAAATGGCAGCGCCCAGACCTGCGCAACCATCGCAAACTCCTCATCGTGGACGGCATCGTGGGCTTCATGGGCTCGCAGAACATCATTGACCGGTCCTACAACATTCGCCGCAACATTCGCCGGGGCCTGCAATGGAAAGACCTCATGACCCGGGTCGAGGGCCCGATCGTGGCAGGGCTCAACGCCATCTTCATCACCGACTGGTACAGCGAGACCAACGAGTTGCTCACGCGCGATGTGGAACCGGTACACCCGCAGATTGGCAGCGCTGCCCTCGATTGCCAGGTGGTGCCGAGCGGCCCCGGGTTCACAGGCGAAAACAACCTACGACTGTTCCTGGCTCTGCTGTACTACGCCCAGAACCGCATCGTCATCACGAGCCCCTACTTCGTTCCGGACGAGGCCATGATGTACGCAATCACGACCGCCACCCAGCGGGGCCTGCACGTGGAACTGTTCGTGTCGGAGATCGGCGACCAGGCGCTCGTCTACCACGCGCAGCGTTCGTACTATGAGGAACTGCTGCGGGCCGGGGTGAAGATCTACATGTACAAGGCACCGTACATCCTGCATGCCAAGCACTTCACGATCGACGACGACGTTGCCGTGATCGGCTCGAGCAACATGGACCAGCGTTCCTTCAGCCTGAACATGGAGGTGTCGCTCATGGTGCGCGGGGAGTCGTTCGTGCAGGAGCTGCGTGCGGTCGAGGACGGTTACCGGGCGAACAGTCGTGAGCTCACCCTCGAGGCGTGGATGAAGCAGTCGCTGCGTTCCACCGTGCTCGACAATCTCGCCCGGCTGACCTCCGCCGTGCAGTAG
- the lysS gene encoding lysine--tRNA ligase — MSTNPAELNPAELTPAEMNEQKAVRLGKRERLNAAATSPAGGAYPVSVPVTDTIPAVRARFGGLEADAVTGVVAGLAGRVVHSRNTGKLCFASLQSGDGTRIQVMVSLGEVGEDSLAKWKDLVDLGDHVFVSGQVISSRRGELSIMVSDWQIAAKALLPLPNLHTELSEETRVRSRYLDLINRDQARRNVVARSTAVASLRKTFTDLEFLEIETPMLQVMHGGASARPFATHSNAFDTELFLRIAPELFLKRAVVGGIDRVYEINRNFRNEGADSTHSPEFAMLEAYEAYGDYNSIADLTQNLIQNAAFAIAGSHVVTWADGTEFDLGGDWARISMYDSLSAAAGVVITPDTPIAELKALAAREDLEIDHPIHGKYVEELWEHFVKGALTRPTFVMDFPVDTSPLVRGHRSIAGVVEKWDLYVRGFELATGYSELVDPVVQRERFAEQARLAADGDPEAMRLDEEFLRALEHGMPPTGGMGMGIDRMLMALTGLGIRETILFPLVK, encoded by the coding sequence ATGAGCACCAATCCCGCAGAGCTCAATCCCGCAGAGCTCACCCCCGCTGAGATGAACGAGCAGAAGGCCGTGCGCCTGGGTAAGCGCGAGCGCCTGAACGCTGCGGCGACGTCCCCGGCCGGCGGTGCCTACCCGGTTTCGGTTCCCGTGACCGACACGATCCCGGCCGTGCGGGCGCGCTTCGGCGGTCTTGAAGCGGATGCCGTCACCGGCGTTGTCGCCGGCCTCGCCGGCCGTGTGGTCCACTCCCGCAACACCGGCAAGCTGTGCTTCGCGAGCCTGCAGTCCGGAGACGGCACCCGCATCCAGGTGATGGTGTCCCTCGGTGAGGTGGGCGAGGATTCCCTCGCCAAGTGGAAAGACCTCGTCGACCTCGGCGACCATGTCTTCGTGTCCGGCCAGGTCATCTCCAGCCGCCGTGGGGAGCTGTCGATCATGGTGAGCGACTGGCAGATCGCCGCGAAGGCGCTGCTGCCCCTCCCCAACCTGCACACCGAACTCAGTGAAGAGACCCGCGTGCGCAGCCGCTATCTCGACCTGATCAACCGTGACCAGGCCCGCCGCAACGTCGTCGCGAGGTCCACGGCCGTCGCGAGCCTGCGCAAGACGTTCACCGACCTCGAGTTTCTCGAGATCGAGACGCCGATGCTGCAGGTCATGCACGGCGGGGCATCCGCTCGCCCGTTCGCCACGCACAGCAACGCGTTCGACACCGAACTGTTCCTGCGCATCGCGCCGGAGCTCTTTCTCAAGCGCGCCGTCGTGGGCGGCATCGACCGCGTCTACGAGATCAACCGCAACTTTCGCAACGAGGGTGCGGACTCGACGCACTCGCCCGAATTCGCGATGCTCGAGGCCTATGAGGCCTACGGCGATTACAACTCCATCGCCGACCTGACGCAGAATCTCATTCAGAACGCCGCGTTCGCGATTGCCGGATCGCACGTCGTGACCTGGGCAGATGGCACCGAATTCGACCTCGGCGGTGACTGGGCGCGCATCAGCATGTACGACAGCCTGTCGGCGGCGGCGGGTGTCGTCATCACGCCCGACACCCCGATCGCGGAGCTCAAGGCGCTCGCCGCCCGCGAAGACCTCGAGATCGATCACCCCATCCACGGAAAGTATGTCGAAGAGCTGTGGGAGCACTTCGTGAAGGGCGCTCTCACGCGCCCCACCTTCGTGATGGACTTTCCCGTGGACACGAGCCCCCTGGTACGCGGACACCGCTCCATTGCGGGAGTCGTCGAGAAGTGGGACCTCTACGTTCGTGGTTTCGAACTCGCCACCGGGTACTCTGAGCTCGTTGACCCCGTCGTGCAGCGTGAACGCTTCGCAGAGCAGGCCCGGCTCGCTGCGGACGGTGACCCGGAGGCGATGCGCCTGGACGAGGAGTTCCTGCGTGCACTTGAGCACGGGATGCCGCCGACCGGTGGAATGGGCATGGGAATCGATCGCATGCTCATGGCCCTCACCGGCCTCGGTATCCGTGAGACCATCCTCTTCCCACTGGTGAAGTAG
- the panC gene encoding pantoate--beta-alanine ligase gives MPEVIGTIDELRNRVGETRDSAAMVGGDTRVVLVPTMGALHEGHLALIRRARQLGDIVVVSIFVNPLQFGVNEDLDRYPRTFAADLQALAAEDVTFVFAPSAHEMYPEPSNGTRVTAGPIASLLEGASRPGHFDGMLTVVAKLLNIVTPDTAVFGQKDAQQVFLAQSMVTDLNVRVAIDVVPTVREASGLALSSRNRNLNEAQLHAAAALYAGLTSAQSAAAGGSVAALAAAHALIDPQPLVKLDYLVVVHPHTFLPVGAEHVGPARMLVAALVGGTRLIDNVSLDVA, from the coding sequence ATGCCAGAAGTCATTGGCACCATTGACGAACTGCGCAATCGAGTGGGCGAGACCCGGGACTCGGCGGCCATGGTCGGCGGCGATACGCGCGTGGTGCTCGTTCCCACGATGGGCGCCCTGCACGAGGGGCACCTCGCGCTCATTCGGCGCGCCAGGCAGCTCGGCGACATCGTCGTCGTCTCCATCTTCGTCAACCCGCTTCAGTTCGGTGTGAACGAGGACCTCGACCGCTACCCGCGCACGTTCGCGGCCGACCTGCAGGCCCTCGCAGCGGAGGACGTGACCTTCGTCTTCGCACCGAGCGCCCACGAGATGTACCCGGAGCCGAGCAACGGCACCCGGGTCACGGCCGGTCCCATCGCTTCGCTCCTCGAGGGCGCGTCCCGCCCCGGGCACTTCGATGGCATGCTCACCGTGGTCGCGAAGCTCCTCAATATTGTGACCCCCGACACGGCGGTGTTCGGCCAGAAGGACGCCCAGCAGGTGTTCCTCGCGCAGAGCATGGTGACCGACCTGAACGTACGCGTGGCGATTGACGTCGTCCCCACCGTTCGCGAGGCGAGCGGACTGGCCCTGTCGAGCCGCAACCGCAACCTGAACGAAGCCCAGCTCCACGCCGCCGCCGCGCTCTATGCGGGCCTGACGAGCGCCCAGTCGGCGGCGGCCGGAGGCTCCGTCGCCGCACTCGCCGCGGCCCATGCGCTCATCGACCCCCAGCCGCTGGTTAAGCTGGACTATCTCGTTGTCGTTCACCCGCACACGTTCCTTCCCGTTGGGGCAGAGCATGTCGGGCCGGCCCGGATGCTCGTGGCCGCTCTCGTGGGCGGCACGAGGCTCATCGACAACGTGTCACTCGACGTGGCGTAA
- a CDS encoding Rossmann-like and DUF2520 domain-containing protein — protein sequence MIQRPGRLGVGIIGAGRVGPILGAALAGAGHAIVGINAISQSSRDRAEAILPLVPILTVPQIVERSELVILAVPDAELAGLVAGLAATKTWQPGQLVLHTSARFGTAVLAPALAGGAIPLAIHPAMAFTGTSLDLTRLSDSYFAVTAPTPVLPIGQALVVEMGGEPIVVSEGDRESYAEAVETATAFSTSIVEQATRLLADIGIEQPGAVIGPLVRSAMENALGRIGADSVDLSGLDGLQESVLRDRLDDGPREPFDDHDPEDE from the coding sequence ATGATTCAACGACCAGGACGGCTCGGCGTCGGCATCATCGGCGCTGGCCGGGTCGGCCCGATCCTCGGCGCTGCTCTCGCCGGCGCAGGACACGCCATCGTCGGCATCAACGCCATTTCCCAGTCGAGCCGTGATCGAGCCGAAGCGATCCTGCCGCTCGTGCCTATCCTCACGGTGCCGCAGATTGTGGAACGAAGCGAGCTCGTCATCCTCGCGGTGCCGGATGCCGAGTTGGCGGGCCTGGTGGCGGGCCTCGCGGCCACCAAGACCTGGCAGCCCGGACAGCTGGTACTCCACACCTCGGCCAGGTTCGGTACGGCGGTGCTCGCTCCCGCCCTCGCCGGCGGCGCCATCCCGCTGGCCATTCATCCGGCGATGGCGTTCACCGGCACGAGCCTCGACCTCACGCGGCTCTCGGACAGCTACTTTGCCGTGACGGCGCCCACTCCGGTGTTGCCCATCGGGCAGGCCCTCGTGGTGGAGATGGGTGGGGAACCCATCGTCGTGTCCGAGGGCGATCGGGAGAGCTACGCCGAAGCAGTGGAGACGGCCACAGCCTTCTCCACGTCGATCGTGGAGCAGGCCACCCGGCTGCTCGCTGACATCGGCATCGAGCAGCCGGGTGCCGTCATCGGCCCGCTCGTGCGCTCGGCCATGGAGAATGCCCTCGGTCGGATCGGCGCCGATTCGGTCGATCTGTCGGGCCTCGACGGTCTGCAGGAGAGTGTGCTTCGTGACAGGCTTGACGACGGCCCACGCGAACCATTCGACGACCACGACCCGGAGGACGAGTGA
- a CDS encoding PH domain-containing protein yields the protein MTPDEPPEAEPVAGPPTDLGVSLTVPGVTDGQWHRLHPATPLLRGGIFILAVLGFVIANLRERLLAIFFNEPTYGNDPIDAIVDNGAVGWALLGVAVALIVILIVFTLSWRMHTFRVTSEVVEVRSGVVFRSSRRARLDRVQGVNLVRPFIPRLFGAARLEVSVAGQDGNVQLAYLGSSLADGLRRDILRLASGLRQSGLADASVPGLPASAVPAGAGATFGDLAHSRVNEFLAPELDPNAAPPESVVRIPPGRLIGSVVCSGFTVFVLLAIAAVIVSAVVGGPEWLLFAILPGLIGSFGFYYSRFTRSLRYSIAATNEGVRVGFGLLSTSSETLPSGRIHAIGVSQPLLWRPFGWWQVQVNKAGHSSNAGAAGTANTVTLPVGTIDDVSQVLELLVPGFAGGQQRDLIERGLRSKGGCDGFVNAPRAAAWLRPFSWRRTGYAMSRGVALLRRGVLSRELVLVPLARLQSVRISQGPLQRRLRLATAALHTVSGPVSATVSVMDRLEAVRLFELVSSGAIAAAEIDTNDTNDTNDTNDTNDTNDTNDMTGPAA from the coding sequence GTGACGCCCGACGAGCCTCCGGAGGCGGAGCCGGTGGCCGGGCCGCCGACCGACCTTGGCGTGTCGCTCACGGTGCCCGGGGTCACCGACGGCCAGTGGCATCGGCTGCACCCGGCGACCCCGCTGCTGCGCGGCGGAATCTTCATTTTGGCCGTTCTCGGTTTCGTCATCGCCAACCTGCGCGAACGCCTGCTCGCCATCTTTTTCAACGAGCCGACCTACGGCAATGACCCCATCGATGCCATCGTCGACAACGGCGCGGTGGGCTGGGCGCTGCTCGGCGTCGCGGTTGCGCTCATCGTCATCCTCATTGTGTTCACGCTCTCGTGGCGCATGCACACTTTCCGGGTGACCTCGGAGGTCGTGGAGGTGCGCAGTGGCGTCGTCTTCCGCAGTAGCCGCCGCGCCCGCCTCGACCGTGTGCAGGGCGTCAACCTGGTGCGCCCGTTCATTCCGCGCCTGTTCGGTGCGGCGCGCCTCGAGGTGAGCGTGGCGGGACAGGACGGCAACGTGCAGCTCGCGTACCTCGGCTCCTCCCTCGCCGACGGCCTGCGCCGCGACATCCTGCGACTCGCCTCCGGGCTGCGTCAGTCCGGCCTGGCGGATGCCTCGGTGCCCGGCCTCCCGGCATCCGCTGTTCCTGCGGGCGCCGGCGCCACGTTTGGTGATCTGGCCCACTCGCGGGTGAACGAGTTTTTGGCCCCCGAACTCGATCCCAACGCCGCACCGCCGGAGTCGGTCGTGCGCATTCCTCCCGGCCGGCTCATCGGCTCCGTCGTCTGCAGCGGATTCACGGTGTTTGTGCTGCTGGCGATCGCGGCCGTGATTGTGAGTGCGGTGGTCGGCGGCCCCGAGTGGTTGCTGTTCGCCATTCTGCCCGGCCTCATCGGCAGCTTCGGTTTCTACTACTCCCGCTTCACGAGGTCCCTGCGCTACAGCATCGCGGCGACGAACGAGGGAGTTCGAGTTGGTTTCGGCCTGTTGTCCACGAGCAGCGAGACCCTGCCCAGTGGTCGCATCCATGCCATTGGCGTGTCGCAGCCGTTGCTGTGGCGGCCGTTCGGCTGGTGGCAGGTGCAGGTCAACAAGGCCGGGCATTCCTCCAACGCGGGCGCGGCCGGCACGGCGAACACGGTCACGTTGCCGGTCGGCACCATCGACGACGTGTCCCAGGTACTGGAACTGCTCGTGCCAGGCTTCGCCGGCGGGCAGCAGAGGGACCTGATTGAACGGGGCCTGCGCTCAAAGGGCGGCTGTGACGGCTTCGTCAACGCTCCGCGGGCGGCCGCCTGGCTGCGACCATTCTCCTGGCGACGCACGGGATACGCGATGAGCCGGGGCGTCGCGCTGCTGCGTCGAGGAGTGCTGTCCCGTGAACTGGTGCTCGTACCGCTCGCGCGATTGCAGAGCGTGCGTATCTCGCAGGGTCCGCTCCAGCGGCGATTGCGCCTCGCCACGGCCGCGCTGCACACCGTGAGCGGCCCGGTGTCGGCCACGGTTAGTGTTATGGACCGGCTCGAGGCCGTGCGCCTGTTCGAACTCGTCTCCAGCGGCGCCATCGCTGCGGCGGAAATCGACACCAACGACACCAACGACACCAACGACACCAACGACACCAACGACACCAACGACACCAACGACATGACAGGACCAGCCGCATGA
- a CDS encoding PH domain-containing protein, producing the protein MFRVANESEPNGSVRFDVPHVGEWQRVAPRYVVVEIVGSILFGLVLCGAATLVWLLANQTWALYVGLAIAVITIVSVAFEPRRVRSIGYQLRDDDLLFRRGIMFQRFVAVPYGRMQLVDITRGPVARWLGLADLKFVTAAAATGVEIPGLDDADAESLRDRLVQLAESRRAGL; encoded by the coding sequence ATGTTCCGGGTGGCCAACGAGTCTGAACCGAACGGGTCTGTGCGGTTCGACGTGCCACACGTGGGGGAGTGGCAGCGGGTGGCCCCGCGCTACGTCGTGGTGGAGATCGTCGGCAGCATTCTCTTCGGCCTCGTGCTCTGCGGCGCTGCCACGCTGGTCTGGCTTCTCGCTAACCAGACGTGGGCGCTGTACGTGGGGCTGGCCATTGCGGTCATCACCATCGTGAGCGTGGCGTTTGAGCCGCGCCGTGTGCGTTCCATCGGCTACCAGCTGCGCGACGACGACCTGCTGTTTCGCCGCGGGATCATGTTCCAGCGCTTCGTCGCGGTTCCCTACGGGCGCATGCAGCTTGTCGACATCACCCGTGGCCCCGTGGCGCGCTGGCTCGGGCTCGCTGACCTCAAGTTCGTCACGGCCGCTGCCGCCACGGGCGTTGAGATCCCCGGACTCGACGACGCCGACGCCGAGAGCCTGCGTGATCGCCTCGTACAACTCGCCGAGAGTCGCCGGGCTGGACTGTGA
- a CDS encoding DUF3180 domain-containing protein — protein MKRTHATPLIGLGLLGLVIGFLLEIGAVASGSAIIVPPASLPLTLAVMAVIVVSLAWRVRRSIRRRGTRRVDPFWAMRVAVLSKASSLSGAVLLGTALGIVTYILTRTVVAALPSLWLTITAGIGALLLLVGGLVAEYFCTLPPDDDEQNRDKLSGDVPGGQRV, from the coding sequence ATGAAGCGCACGCACGCGACACCGCTCATCGGGCTCGGACTGCTGGGTCTCGTTATCGGATTTCTGCTGGAAATCGGTGCCGTGGCATCCGGTTCGGCCATCATCGTGCCGCCCGCGAGCCTGCCGCTCACCCTCGCCGTGATGGCGGTCATTGTGGTGAGCCTGGCCTGGCGGGTGCGCCGGTCGATCAGACGCCGCGGCACCCGCCGCGTGGACCCGTTCTGGGCCATGCGCGTGGCCGTGCTGTCGAAGGCGTCTAGCCTGAGCGGCGCGGTGCTGCTCGGCACGGCGCTCGGCATTGTCACCTACATTCTCACCCGCACGGTTGTCGCGGCGCTACCATCGTTGTGGCTCACGATCACAGCGGGGATCGGTGCCCTTCTGCTGCTGGTGGGAGGGCTGGTGGCCGAATATTTCTGCACGCTGCCTCCCGACGATGACGAGCAAAACAGAGACAAACTGAGTGGAGATGTTCCGGGTGGCCAACGAGTCTGA
- the folK gene encoding 2-amino-4-hydroxy-6-hydroxymethyldihydropteridine diphosphokinase, whose translation MSALPVPPVPGRAHVVLALGSNLGDRAATLASAAHDLADLTGFDLTGVSPAFESVAVKPDGVDDTAPRYLNSVVTGRYAGEAVDLLDAVNDIEARHGRVRAERWGDRTLDIDIIAVDDLELDTARLTLPHPRAWERDFVLAPWLRLDADAAVPGRGLVRDLLAATDNTVVPARATGATL comes from the coding sequence ATGAGCGCTCTCCCCGTGCCGCCGGTTCCAGGGCGGGCGCACGTCGTTCTGGCGCTCGGCAGCAATCTCGGAGACCGGGCCGCGACACTTGCCTCGGCCGCACATGACCTCGCCGACCTGACCGGCTTCGATCTGACCGGCGTCTCACCCGCGTTCGAATCGGTCGCGGTCAAACCTGACGGTGTCGATGACACCGCTCCGCGCTACCTGAACTCCGTGGTGACGGGCCGGTATGCCGGTGAGGCGGTCGACCTGCTCGATGCCGTGAACGACATCGAGGCGCGCCATGGGCGCGTACGCGCGGAACGGTGGGGCGATCGCACGCTCGACATCGACATCATTGCCGTTGACGATCTTGAACTCGACACTGCTCGCCTCACCCTGCCTCACCCCCGCGCCTGGGAGCGTGACTTCGTGCTCGCGCCGTGGCTGCGCCTCGACGCGGATGCCGCCGTCCCCGGCCGTGGACTTGTGCGCGACCTGCTCGCCGCCACGGACAACACTGTCGTGCCGGCCCGTGCAACGGGGGCAACGCTATGA